In Luteitalea sp., the following are encoded in one genomic region:
- a CDS encoding tetratricopeptide repeat protein: MSKVLRPIDVSALLVFWLIAGGAPDAQTPKLSELAARAHAAMAEERFDAAARLYATLAEARPREAWLHMNLGTAYAMAGRPQQARAPLERAIELDPSLLGAQLFLGMVYLDLGQPKRAVDPLRTVLAVEASNVMARQALGEALVELRRYEEAATELAQVTRALPESAHAWAALGRSYDGAAQQAAQQASAALRTGGAQGAATTRTDTDRERSHQRAVAFSHLADEAFRRLEELPASVELHVVKAELYRARGGPRDAVRELRAAAKLAPNDPAIARDLAAALYLARNYDEARPIVERLLKADPNDPNRPDLQILYGRILLDTQQVDEALTYLEAAIRAAPANAEGQAALGRALMLKGDARAAVPHLKAALVADEDGSLHYQLAQAYRQTGQPALARSTLETYKKLQAQARRGIR, encoded by the coding sequence ATGTCGAAGGTCCTGCGGCCGATCGACGTGAGCGCGCTCCTCGTCTTCTGGCTGATCGCGGGTGGTGCGCCCGACGCGCAAACGCCGAAGCTGTCGGAGCTGGCGGCACGTGCCCACGCCGCGATGGCCGAGGAGCGCTTCGACGCGGCGGCCCGGTTGTACGCCACACTGGCCGAGGCACGGCCCCGGGAGGCCTGGCTGCACATGAACCTCGGCACGGCGTACGCGATGGCGGGGCGTCCCCAACAGGCACGGGCGCCGCTCGAACGCGCCATCGAGCTCGATCCATCACTGCTCGGCGCACAGCTCTTTCTCGGGATGGTGTACCTCGATCTCGGCCAGCCGAAGCGCGCCGTCGATCCGCTACGAACGGTACTTGCGGTAGAGGCGTCGAATGTCATGGCACGACAGGCGTTGGGCGAGGCGCTCGTCGAGTTGCGCCGATACGAAGAGGCGGCGACGGAGCTCGCGCAGGTGACACGAGCCCTGCCGGAATCGGCGCACGCCTGGGCGGCCCTCGGGCGGAGCTATGACGGCGCGGCACAGCAAGCCGCACAGCAAGCCTCTGCCGCGTTGCGCACGGGCGGCGCGCAGGGTGCAGCAACCACGCGGACCGACACGGACCGCGAGAGGTCCCACCAGCGGGCGGTGGCGTTCAGTCACCTCGCAGACGAGGCTTTCAGACGACTCGAGGAGCTACCGGCCTCCGTGGAGCTCCATGTCGTCAAAGCGGAGCTCTATCGCGCGCGGGGAGGGCCGCGGGACGCGGTACGCGAGCTTCGCGCAGCGGCCAAGCTCGCGCCCAACGATCCCGCGATCGCACGCGATCTCGCGGCGGCGCTGTATCTTGCGCGGAATTACGACGAGGCGCGGCCGATCGTCGAGCGGTTGCTCAAGGCAGATCCCAACGATCCCAACCGGCCGGATCTGCAGATCCTGTACGGCCGCATCCTGCTCGACACACAACAGGTCGACGAAGCGCTTACGTACCTGGAAGCCGCGATCCGCGCGGCGCCCGCCAACGCGGAAGGACAGGCCGCGCTCGGCCGAGCGCTCATGCTGAAAGGGGACGCGAGGGCCGCCGTGCCGCACTTGAAGGCCGCGCTCGTGGCCGACGAGGACGGCAGCCTCCACTATCAGCTTGCGCAGGCGTATCGACAGACCGGTCAGCCGGCACTCGCGCGATCAACCCTCGAAACATACAAGAAGCTCCAGGCGCAGGCTCGCAGGGGCATCCGGTAG